ATTGTGCCTCGTATATCCCGCGTTGTAGCGTTGTTCCATCCGTCAGCTTATGGCAAACGAACAATGGACGGAATGCTTAAGGAGACAGCGACCGCAGCTCAGTTGCTCCGGCTAGAATTGGATTTTGTTCCCGCGAATCAGCCAAGTGACCTTGACGGTGCTTTTGTTCGTATGCTCCAGGCAGATGCTGGGGCTGCTATTCAACTGCCGAGCCCGATGCTATTCGGTGCCCATCGTCAAATTGTCGAGGCAGCTAAGCAATTCCGGCTACCCTTTATATATGCCGCTAGGGAATTTGTCGAGAAAGGTGGACTTATGTCCTATGGCGCAAGTCAATTTGACATGTTCTATCGTCTTGCGACATACGTAGATAAAATACTTCGAGGCTATCGCCCTGCGGAACTTCCCGTCGAGCAACCGACGAAGCTGGAATTCGTCGTGAACCTACAAGCTTCGAAAGACCTTGGTCTGACCATCGGCAACGAATATCTCTCAATGGCTGACGAGGTGATCGAATAGGCTGGCGGACGGATGACTTGCGCTCGCTCTTCGCCAAGTACCTGACCGTCCTTTTCCTCTCCGTCGCGGTTCCCTTAACGGCCAGTGGGATCGTCGAGGCCTGACTTGGTCGAGGCCCGTGGAGCTGCAAATCGTATCAGAAACTTAGTGCAAGAGACCTCGGATCAACTCGCGCCGTCACGGCATTCCGAGCCGACGCGGAACCATTCTGGGCATGGTGGGGCTGTCTTGGGATTGGGCTCTCGCTCCGCGGCCGGGCAGACGCCCGGAATGCCCGTCATCGAAGTACGCCTGCTGGCCCGTTCACCGCCCTCACCGAGGCCTTTCGTGCCGGCATCGCAGTCGCTCGTCGCGCCGGTCTCCGCAACGGAATGTACAAAGGCCTGGCGTGATCCTCGTGAGGCGAAAGCGCTTTTGATCTCCTGTCGCGCCTCGATTGGGGGAGGCCCGGGCGCGACGGACTCGTCGGTTGAGCCGAGTTCGGGCCTGCATGATCGGATCCGGGCGGGGATGATCGGCGACGCTCCGGCGCCGTCGTGGTAGGATACCTGCGGGGCGGCAAGCGGCAAGCGCTCTGGCTCCATGCGGATCCTCGAGGCCGTCGGCCGGGAGGCCGAGCCGGACGGAACGAGGCTGGCTGCGCGGGTGGGGGTCGCCACGGCACTGGTCGTCGTGGGCGACGTCGTCGGGGATGGCGCGGCTCGCGAAGTGGCGGTGATCGAGGAGACACCGAACCTCGCGGCCCACCTGCAGGCGATCGCGGCGCCCGGCGAGGTGGTCATCGCCGACCAGACCCGGCGCCTGGCGGGCGACATGTTCGTGCTGTAGGAACTCGGCGAAACCCCGATCAAGGGGTTCGGTCATCCGGCGGTGTGCCACCGGGTGCTTCGGGAACGGCGGGAAGCGCCCGCGAGATCGTCGGGCATCTGCGCGAGCTTTACGGCATCGAGGTCTCTCCCGACCTCGTCGGCGCGGTCACGGACGCGGTGCTGGAGGAGATCGCCGCTTGGCAGAGCCGGCCGCTGGAGCCGGTCCATCTGCTGGTCTTCTTCGATGCCCTCTGCGTCAAGGTCAATCTGGCAGACCAGCCAACTTCAACCCCTCGCAAAGGTTGCTTATTTGAAGCTGTCCTAGAGGCGGAAAAGGGAGTGCGCTAATGCTCCGTCCAGGTATTACAGCAAACAACCCCAGCAACGCTTCATCGGCCCCTGCCTTGTCTCGCAAACGAGCTTGACTAGCGGCAAGGACCACCCAGGCGATCCACCAATTTCCTCGACGTGCAACTGCATGCCGGGCCCAGTCACGAGCAGTCTGGAAATCACCTTTGGAATAGTAAGCCAACGCCAAAGCGGTATATCGGAAGAAGATGCTTGGATCGCGCGGATTGAGGCGGATAGCAGTTTGTGCGGCGCTGATTGCTTCATCAGATTGACCCGCCCAGGCTAAGGTCGTAGCCAGGCTTCCGTAAGCGAGAGCAAAATTTGGATTGATCTCCAATGCCTGCTTATACGCAGCGACAGCCTCTTCGCGACGTCCTAGCAGGCCGATCAACACATTACCGAAAGTCCACTGTGTGTACTCGTCACGGTCATCGAGCCGCATTGCCTCGTGAGCTTCGATTATTGCTTCCTCCCGAGTTTCCGCAACATTGGTAGCGAATCCCATGTAGACCAGATGATAGCTGGCTGTCGCGATGACTTGTGGTCCCTTTGGATCACCGGGATAAAGTCGCTTAATAGATTGCCCGGTCTCCCGTGCTCTTTCTAGGTGCTCGCGTGTAAGCTGATATATTTCGCGCCAGCCGCGCGTTGAAAGTTCCCAAAGGTGTAGTTCCGGACGCTCGCGGCGCTCCGCAAGTAGTCCTTCGTTCAATATTACTTCCGTCTGAGTCGAGGCAACGACACTGCGCGTGATGTCATCCTGCACGTCAAATAATTCCGAGGTAAGTCGATCGTATCTGTCGACCCAGATATGGTTGCCAGAACATGCCTCTAGGAGGTGAGCGTTTACTCGAAGCCGCTCAGCAATGCACCGCACGCTGCCTTCCAAAATGTACTGCACCCCGAGTTCCCGTCCCACCTGCCTTACGTCAGCAGATCTTCCCTTGTATGTGAAGGTGGAATTCCGAGCGATGACCAAAAAAGCCCTGATGCGCGATAACTCGGTTATAATGTCATCTGTGATTCCTTCGGCAAAATAGTCTTGATCTGGATCACGACCGAGGTTGCTGAACGGGAGCACGGCGATAGCAGGCTTATCTACTATACGAGCAGAGTTCGGTGCATTGGATAGGCTATGCCGGGGTATAGTTGCCGAGCCCGGAAGCCGGACACGGAAAACGTGAATGGGTTCGGTGATGTTCTTCAGGGCCTTGGCTCCAAGGTCGTCAAAGCCTAGGACGAACGCTTGGCGGACACTGGCGTAGGTGGCAGAGGAGATGTACACGGCTCCGGGATCGGCGAGAGCTTCCAGTCGGGCGGCAATGTTCACTCCGTCGCCTAGCAAATCGCCATCGTGGATATATACATCGCCAACGTGAACTCCGATGCGAAGTTGAAGAGGACCTGCTTCGTTTGAGCCTTGATATACGGATCGAAGTGCCTCCTGGACGTCCACCCCGCATTGAACAGCTTTCACTGCACTCGGGAATTCTGCAAGTACACTGTCACCAGCTGTGTTGGCGATGCGACCGCCATGGTCAGCGATGAGCCCGTCAACGATCTTTCGGCAAGCCCTAAGGCTCTGAAGCGTTCCGACCTCGTCCCCTTGGACGAGCCGTGAATAGCCGGCGACATCAGCAGCAAAGATCGCCACTAGTCGTCGCTCGTTGTCATGCTCCTGCGGACACATTGTACCCTCGGAGTTAGTAGGAGTCGCGATATCGAGATGTTCTAATATAGAATTCCGGCTTGATGCAGCACGATTGCAAGCTCCTCAGTTCGAATGAGAAAGACTCGGCAACGACGGATTGGCATCGAGTCCGTGCTGATCCTGAGTTTGTCCCAAATACACATCACAGCGCCAATGACATTGAGCTGACTTTGAATTTTGTCCATCGACCCACGACGCGTGGGCGGATTGTGCGCTGACTTGCCCAGGTGTGGCAATGGTGGCGCGCCGACAAGGCAAACTTCGCCAAGACCGCTCCTTTCCCGCGGATGCACCGGATCGGCATTCGGGACTGGCTCGTTGCGCCCACAAAGGTCCGACCTTTCCACCCGTCATGGCCGTGGGACCAACCCGGGCATGACGGACAGCAAGAGTTGCGCCGGCCAGACGAGCCGGGAGGGCTAGGCCGGGCAGACGCGTAAGCTGGCGCAGCACGAAGCCGGGTCCCGGTCCTGGAGCGGCGGCAGAACACGCCTGCGGAGGCCGGCCATCCGCGCCAGTAGTGCCAATCAAGCCCCCCTGCGCAACCAGTCGCGACGACGGCGCCCAATAGGGTCCCGTCCGCGCCCAAGTACGAGGTGACGACGTCCACCCGCGGCAAGCCGTTCCAGCATCGCGACGACGACGGGCGTCGCCGTGGTGTGCGGGCGCGCCAGCCGGCGGTACAAGACGGTTCGGTCTGCATCCGCACAGCCGGGCGAGCACGCCAAGATGAGCCATTCGGCTCCAGTTCGTATGCGAGGTATGAATTGGCTATCGCGGCTCGGCCACAGGTAGATGCCAGTCGTAGCTGAGCGCGACCAACCGCAGGCCGATGGCGAGCATGGCGCCGATCGGAGCGGCGACGAAGTCCGGAACGCCGACGTGAGCGCTGAACGTGAGAAGCGCCGCGCCGGCCAGCGCCGCAAGCGCGTAGATCTCGCGGCGAAGGACCATCGGCGGACGGGCCGTCAGCACGTCGGCAGCGAGGCCGCCGCCGATCGCGGTCAGCATTCCTAGCAAGGCTGCCATCAGCGGCGAGAGACCCGCATCGAGTGCCTTCCGAGCGCCGACCACGCAGAACAGCCCGAGGCCGATCGCATCGAAGAGAGCGACCGGCCGCGACAGTCGGAGGATCCATCGATACGCGAAAAAGCAGCTCATGCCGGCGACGACCGATATGGCGACATGGTGCCAGGTCAGCAGGGCCGATACGGGCGTCACCCCGATCAGCGCGTCCCGCAGCATGCCGCCCGAGACCGCGGCCACGAACGCCAGGAAGACGACGCCGAACGGGTCCAGGCGACTTTCCACCGCGCGCGTGCCGCCGCTGAGCGCGAAGGCGAATGTCCCCATCACGTCGAGGGCCGTGAGCACCATGGGATCAGCCTCGCCCGCGCCGACGCTGCTTCGCGTCCGGGTATCGCGCCTGGAGTTCGTCGATGAACTTCGCGTCGAGCCAGTGGCTCAACTTGTCCAGAATTCGCCGGAACTCCAATCGCTCCGAAGCCGTGAGCGTCGAAAGGATCAGGGCTTCGAGTTCAAGGCTCAACGGGTCGGCCCGCTCCCGCAGTTCCTTGCCCTTCTGGGTGACATTCAGACGGAATTGGCGCGCATCCTTCTCGTCATTCTCACGCCGCACCAAGCCGGCCTTGATCAGCCTGGAGAGGATTCGGGAGGTTGCGGAGCGCTCGAAACGGGTTTGTTTCGAGAGGCTCGTGAAAGTCACGCCGGGCTGGTCGTCGATCAGGCGCAGCACCCGCAGCTCGTGAACGTCGAGCCCGAAACGACTCTCGAACAGCTTCGCGGCGGGTCCAATGGCGCCCTCCGAGATCGAAGCCAATTGGTACGTGAAGCTCTGGCGCAGCATGAACCCTCTCCCCAACCCGGTCAGACAGCCTGATTCAGGTGGACGCAAAACGCAATAATCTCTAACTGAGATAGTTGCAAATTCCAACTAATTGTGACACGGTCCCGCTCATGGCCGCCCTCCCGGAGAGGAGCGTGGCACAGAGGGAGGACAAGATGACCATGACCATGACGACCGGGGCCGTGCAGGTGACCGCAGCGCCTGCGATCGGCAGGACGCGCCTGATCGCCGCTTGCACGATCGGCAACGCGCTCGAGTTCTACGACTTCGTGATCTACAGCTTCTTCGCCGCGACCATCGGCGCGCTGTTCTTTCCGTCGCAGGATCCGACCGTTCAGCTGCTGCTGTCCTTCGCCACCTACGGGGTCGGGTTCCTGATGCGCCCGCTGGGCGGCGTCGTGCTCGGCTCCTTCGCCGACCGCAAGGGCCGCAAGGCCGCGACCGTGCTCACCCTGTTCCTCATGGCGCTCGGCACGGGCATGATCGGCCTCGCGCCGACATACGCGCAGATCGGCGTCGCCGGGCCGTTGTTCGTGGTCCTCGGCCGCCTCATCCAGGGCTTCTCCGCCGGCGGAGAGGTCGGGGCCTCCACGACGCTGCTCGCCGAATATGCGCCTCCCAAGGAGCGCGGCTTCTTCGGCAGCTGGCAGCTCGCCAGCCAGGGCGCTGCCATTCTGGTCGCGGCCAGCATCGCCTGGACCATCAACACCCTGCTGACGCCCGAAGAGGTGAAGGCCTGGGGCTGGCGCGTCCCCTTCATCATCGGCATCCTGATTGTCCCGATCGGACTCTGGCTCCGCCGTGCACTCCGGGAGACCCACGCGAACGAGTCGGATGCTCGCACCCGCGCGGTCAGCTCGCTCGGCGTGGCGCTCGGCCAGCACTGGCGGAAAATCCTGGTTGGCATCGCGCTCATCATCGGCGGCACGGCGGCGAATGCGGTGGTCGTTCTTTACATGTCGACCTACGCCATCCGGCAGCTCGGCATGGCGCCCACGACGGCGCTTTTCGCCGGCATCACGGCCGGGCTGGTGACGCTGATCGTGGCGCCCTTCGCCGGGGCGATCTCGGACCGGATCGGCCGCCGGCCCGTGATCGGCTTCTCGTACCTGGCGATCGCCCTGCTCATCTATCCGGCCTTCCTGCTGATCAACGCCTCGCCGAGCCTGCCCACCCTCCTGGCGGTCGTAGTCGTCCTCGCTTCGTTCAATGCGGGCGGCGGCGCCCCCGCGATCATCAGCCTGGCCGAGGTCTTCCCCGTCGAAGTCCGCGCCACGGGCATGTCGCTGGTCTATGCGGTCGGCGTGGCGATCTTCGGCGGCTTCGGGCAGTTCATCGTGACGTGGCTGATCGCCTCGACCGGCAGCCCGATCGCGCCGGCCTGGTACGTCATCGCCTGCTGCATGGCAACACTGCTCGCCCTCCGGGGCACGCCCGAGACGGCGCGGACGCAGCTCGGCTGACCCCGGGGCCTGCACGGTGCGTCGGCTCGCTGCAGGCCTCCTTCTCCGACGACCTGACCGCAAGGAGGCCATCCATGAATCTCGTTCCCGAGATAGCGGGCTGTTCCGCTGACCTCGCAGGCATCCGGCGCGATCTCCACGCCCACCCCGAGATCGGCTTCGAGGAGAGGCGGACGTCCGATCTCGTCGCGAGGCTCCTGACCGGCTGGGGCGTCGAGGTCCATCGCGGTCTCGGGACGACCGGGGTCGTCGGCGTGATCCGGGGAAATCGGCCGGGCCGACGTGTCGGCCTGCGCGCCGACATGGACGCGCTGCCGATGACCGAGGCCACGGGCCTGCCCCATGCCTCGCGCAATCCCGGCGTGTTCCATGGGTGTGGGCACGACGGTCACACGACGATGCTCCTCGGAGCAGGACGATACCTCGCTCAGACGCGCCGCTTCCCCGGTGAGGTCGTCCTGATCTTCCAGCCCGCCGAGGAGGGTCTGGGCGGAGCCAGGCGCATGCTGGCGGACGGGTTGTTCGATCGGTTTCCGTGCGACGAGATATACGCCAT
This window of the Prosthecomicrobium sp. N25 genome carries:
- a CDS encoding MarR family winged helix-turn-helix transcriptional regulator — translated: MLRQSFTYQLASISEGAIGPAAKLFESRFGLDVHELRVLRLIDDQPGVTFTSLSKQTRFERSATSRILSRLIKAGLVRRENDEKDARQFRLNVTQKGKELRERADPLSLELEALILSTLTASERLEFRRILDKLSHWLDAKFIDELQARYPDAKQRRRGRG
- a CDS encoding MFS transporter, translating into MAQREDKMTMTMTTGAVQVTAAPAIGRTRLIAACTIGNALEFYDFVIYSFFAATIGALFFPSQDPTVQLLLSFATYGVGFLMRPLGGVVLGSFADRKGRKAATVLTLFLMALGTGMIGLAPTYAQIGVAGPLFVVLGRLIQGFSAGGEVGASTTLLAEYAPPKERGFFGSWQLASQGAAILVAASIAWTINTLLTPEEVKAWGWRVPFIIGILIVPIGLWLRRALRETHANESDARTRAVSSLGVALGQHWRKILVGIALIIGGTAANAVVVLYMSTYAIRQLGMAPTTALFAGITAGLVTLIVAPFAGAISDRIGRRPVIGFSYLAIALLIYPAFLLINASPSLPTLLAVVVVLASFNAGGGAPAIISLAEVFPVEVRATGMSLVYAVGVAIFGGFGQFIVTWLIASTGSPIAPAWYVIACCMATLLALRGTPETARTQLG
- a CDS encoding adenylate/guanylate cyclase domain-containing protein, which encodes MRILEAVGREAEPDGTRLAARVGVATALVVVGDVVGDGAAREVAVIEETPNLAAHLQAIAAPGEVVIADQTRRLAGDMFVL
- a CDS encoding ABC transporter substrate-binding protein, whose protein sequence is MKRRAFLTLFGSVAVGWPLNASGAQKRTVPIVGVIYPGFNNQPGTDGFYKGLQDLGYAEGLNIAVERRFGEWKPERFVQLATEMVRLEVDVIVVMSTSPAHAVKQSTRTIPIAVGGMADPVEDELVASLSQPGGNITGNTFLGPELILKRMSLLNAIVPRISRVVALFHPSAYGKRTMDGMLKETATAAQLLRLELDFVPANQPSDLDGAFVRMLQADAGAAIQLPSPMLFGAHRQIVEAAKQFRLPFIYAAREFVEKGGLMSYGASQFDMFYRLATYVDKILRGYRPAELPVEQPTKLEFVVNLQASKDLGLTIGNEYLSMADEVIE
- a CDS encoding adenylate/guanylate cyclase domain-containing protein, whose product is MCPQEHDNERRLVAIFAADVAGYSRLVQGDEVGTLQSLRACRKIVDGLIADHGGRIANTAGDSVLAEFPSAVKAVQCGVDVQEALRSVYQGSNEAGPLQLRIGVHVGDVYIHDGDLLGDGVNIAARLEALADPGAVYISSATYASVRQAFVLGFDDLGAKALKNITEPIHVFRVRLPGSATIPRHSLSNAPNSARIVDKPAIAVLPFSNLGRDPDQDYFAEGITDDIITELSRIRAFLVIARNSTFTYKGRSADVRQVGRELGVQYILEGSVRCIAERLRVNAHLLEACSGNHIWVDRYDRLTSELFDVQDDITRSVVASTQTEVILNEGLLAERRERPELHLWELSTRGWREIYQLTREHLERARETGQSIKRLYPGDPKGPQVIATASYHLVYMGFATNVAETREEAIIEAHEAMRLDDRDEYTQWTFGNVLIGLLGRREEAVAAYKQALEINPNFALAYGSLATTLAWAGQSDEAISAAQTAIRLNPRDPSIFFRYTALALAYYSKGDFQTARDWARHAVARRGNWWIAWVVLAASQARLRDKAGADEALLGLFAVIPGRSISALPFPPLGQLQISNLCEGLKLAGLPD
- a CDS encoding trimeric intracellular cation channel family protein — protein: MVLTALDVMGTFAFALSGGTRAVESRLDPFGVVFLAFVAAVSGGMLRDALIGVTPVSALLTWHHVAISVVAGMSCFFAYRWILRLSRPVALFDAIGLGLFCVVGARKALDAGLSPLMAALLGMLTAIGGGLAADVLTARPPMVLRREIYALAALAGAALLTFSAHVGVPDFVAAPIGAMLAIGLRLVALSYDWHLPVAEPR